In one Dehalogenimonas formicexedens genomic region, the following are encoded:
- a CDS encoding CsbD family protein: protein MEKNEVKGKMMQAKGKVHETAGKVIGSKPLEFEGKGEQVVGKAQETMGKIQGSMAKAEKKAGKTVAKAQKTVATTQKKLGAAAKKMT, encoded by the coding sequence ATGGAAAAGAACGAAGTCAAGGGCAAGATGATGCAGGCAAAAGGTAAAGTCCATGAAACCGCAGGTAAAGTCATCGGAAGCAAACCGCTGGAATTTGAGGGCAAGGGCGAACAGGTAGTCGGCAAAGCCCAGGAGACGATGGGAAAAATCCAGGGTTCGATGGCCAAAGCCGAAAAAAAGGCGGGAAAAACCGTCGCTAAGGCGCAGAAGACCGTCGCCACAACCCAGAAGAAGCTGGGAGCGGCCGCCAAGAAGATGACTTAG
- a CDS encoding low molecular weight phosphatase family protein, which translates to MKKILFVCYANMCRSPMAEALYKANMGSRQDEVQSCGTGAEDGCPASPGSVKAIARYKSNSGRPLSLRNHKSQALNHRLLEWADLVLTTDIGRSHTIKRSAPEEAYKVFTIGEFVGSGDQVPDPIGGTDADYQRCAKQLDDMTKLIASRLNDIEKGRLTTEVASV; encoded by the coding sequence TTGAAGAAAATCCTTTTTGTCTGCTACGCCAATATGTGCCGCAGCCCAATGGCCGAGGCGCTGTACAAAGCCAACATGGGCAGCCGGCAGGACGAAGTACAGTCGTGCGGTACCGGTGCCGAGGACGGCTGCCCAGCCAGCCCCGGGTCGGTCAAGGCGATCGCTAGATACAAGAGCAATTCTGGCCGTCCGCTTAGTCTGAGAAATCACAAGTCTCAAGCTTTAAATCACCGGTTGCTGGAATGGGCTGACCTAGTGCTTACGACAGATATCGGCAGGTCTCATACTATAAAACGCTCTGCCCCAGAGGAGGCCTATAAGGTGTTCACCATCGGCGAATTCGTCGGTTCCGGCGACCAGGTGCCGGATCCGATTGGCGGCACCGATGCAGATTACCAGCGGTGCGCCAAGCAATTGGATGATATGACTAAACTGATTGCCAGTCGGTTGAATGACATCGAAAAGGGGCGGCTCACCACGGAGGTGGCTAGTGTTTGA
- the galU gene encoding UTP--glucose-1-phosphate uridylyltransferase GalU, with protein MNEPVNKAVIVAAGYGTRFLPITKSVPKEMLPLLSRPLIQYIVDEAVASGISDVVFVISQGKETVVDYFRPSPKLESFLVKKGDAAGLHELRSIPSMARFSHVYQSEPLGLGHAIASASEAICNEPFAAILPDDIIDSDVPVLRQMLDVYQQYPGNLLLVEECRPEETNRYGIIDAEIVDEGVYRVRNLVEKPSPEEAPSNLAIIGRYILMPEIFKAISMTKPGKGGEIQLTDAIRRLAASQPVYACKFRGTRFDAGTPEGWLKANIAWAEKENAGN; from the coding sequence TTGAACGAACCCGTAAACAAAGCGGTCATCGTTGCCGCGGGCTATGGCACCAGGTTTCTGCCCATCACTAAGAGCGTCCCCAAGGAGATGCTGCCCCTGCTCTCCAGGCCGCTCATCCAATATATCGTTGATGAAGCAGTTGCCTCAGGTATCAGCGATGTCGTTTTCGTGATTTCTCAAGGCAAGGAAACCGTCGTTGACTACTTTCGCCCCTCGCCGAAACTTGAAAGTTTTCTGGTAAAGAAAGGCGATGCCGCCGGACTTCACGAGTTGCGTTCCATTCCTTCCATGGCAAGATTCAGCCATGTTTATCAATCCGAGCCGTTGGGTTTAGGCCACGCTATCGCATCTGCCAGTGAGGCGATCTGTAATGAACCGTTCGCTGCCATCCTGCCCGACGACATTATTGATTCCGACGTCCCGGTCCTCCGCCAGATGCTCGATGTTTATCAACAATACCCGGGAAACCTGCTCCTGGTCGAGGAGTGCCGGCCGGAAGAAACGAACCGTTATGGTATCATCGACGCGGAGATCGTTGACGAGGGCGTCTATCGGGTTAGAAACCTGGTCGAAAAACCAAGCCCTGAAGAAGCCCCCTCCAATTTAGCTATCATCGGCAGATACATCCTGATGCCGGAGATCTTCAAGGCTATCTCGATGACCAAACCCGGTAAAGGCGGGGAGATCCAGCTAACCGATGCCATTCGGCGCCTTGCCGCTAGTCAGCCGGTTTATGCCTGTAAATTTCGAGGCACCAGATTCGATGCCGGGACTCCCGAAGGCTGGTTGAAGGCCAACATAGCCTGGGCTGAAAAGGAGAACGCCGGCAACTGA
- a CDS encoding Crp/Fnr family transcriptional regulator, which translates to MAYLNCMADMWLFNSLNEAEKDDIRKLFRRPEYLKDECLFNEGEPANSVFIVAKGRIKLFKTSEFGKEIVLGYLTANQLFGEEVLFDDSLRSFAAVAAEDTRLCACYKSDFEGLLATNSQLSLKVIKTMGDKLRRITEQLADVAIYDTRISLSRTLARLATEHGQETLDGMKLNFRLTHDDLGALVGASRVMITNVMRSLKLAGIVKDDIDHRLVISKWFLKEPLAEDPFSPVGSPANCECFQR; encoded by the coding sequence ATGGCATACCTGAATTGTATGGCTGATATGTGGCTTTTCAATTCTCTGAATGAAGCGGAAAAAGATGATATCCGGAAACTCTTCCGGCGTCCGGAATACCTCAAGGACGAATGCCTGTTTAACGAGGGCGAACCGGCCAACTCGGTATTCATCGTTGCCAAGGGCCGGATCAAGTTGTTCAAGACTTCCGAGTTTGGCAAGGAGATTGTCCTCGGATACCTGACGGCCAACCAGTTGTTCGGAGAGGAAGTTCTTTTTGATGATTCCCTGAGGAGTTTTGCCGCCGTTGCTGCTGAGGATACCCGGTTGTGTGCCTGCTACAAAAGCGACTTCGAGGGATTGCTGGCGACGAACAGCCAGTTATCCCTGAAGGTGATTAAAACGATGGGCGACAAACTCAGGCGGATAACCGAGCAGCTGGCTGATGTCGCTATTTACGATACCCGGATCAGCCTGAGCCGGACGCTAGCCAGGCTGGCGACCGAACATGGACAGGAAACGCTGGACGGAATGAAACTGAATTTCAGGTTAACCCATGATGATCTTGGCGCCCTGGTTGGAGCTTCCCGGGTCATGATTACCAATGTCATGAGATCGCTCAAGCTCGCCGGCATCGTTAAAGACGATATCGATCACAGGCTGGTTATAAGCAAGTGGTTCTTGAAAGAGCCGTTGGCTGAGGATCCATTTTCACCGGTCGGCAGCCCGGCGAACTGTGAATGCTTCCAACGGTGA
- a CDS encoding helix-turn-helix domain-containing protein produces the protein MLLAHILCVPHIICQALCPKIFAVENRNLIGARIRQARLSARPPVTQEDLVARLQTQGLNIDQAMISRIESGQRPVSDFEVVAFSKALKVKTSWLLEGDNGG, from the coding sequence ATGTTGTTGGCACATATCTTATGTGTACCACACATAATTTGTCAAGCTCTTTGCCCTAAGATATTTGCCGTGGAAAATAGAAACTTGATCGGTGCCAGGATACGGCAAGCCCGGCTGTCAGCCCGACCTCCCGTAACCCAAGAGGATTTAGTTGCCCGTTTACAGACTCAAGGGCTTAACATAGACCAGGCGATGATCTCCAGAATCGAAAGTGGTCAACGGCCGGTTTCTGATTTCGAAGTGGTTGCGTTTTCAAAAGCATTAAAGGTAAAGACCTCGTGGCTCCTTGAAGGAGACAACGGCGGGTAG
- a CDS encoding fibronectin type III domain-containing protein, with translation MARIKRWLYPVLSIVLILAVASCSAQVTPPITTTDPPEPIPAAPSNLVVKIIDENKINIRWSDNSVNEQGFRLERSTDLNFTKDVTVTNLTSNFTDLTEPAFNLVAADLDHPVTTYYYRVYAVGKSGESLPSNIATDWQIFYSFKGTQFIYARLVSLATSPSAMNYVSTYWNGLNWYDISGNSQQGRVNIGWQYRFVCVPWQEADWTVYPDGRLLPGANGLRLEAEIAKLNRGETLPYQWQGAK, from the coding sequence ATGGCTCGTATTAAACGGTGGCTTTACCCGGTGCTTTCAATAGTTCTCATTCTTGCGGTGGCGTCCTGTAGTGCTCAGGTCACGCCGCCGATTACTACGACCGATCCACCGGAACCAATCCCGGCGGCGCCATCCAATCTGGTGGTGAAGATTATCGACGAAAACAAGATCAATATCCGTTGGTCTGATAACTCGGTAAATGAGCAGGGTTTCCGGTTGGAACGATCCACCGATCTCAATTTCACCAAGGACGTGACCGTAACAAATCTGACCTCCAATTTCACAGACCTGACCGAACCGGCATTTAACTTAGTAGCCGCCGACCTAGATCATCCAGTTACTACCTATTACTATCGAGTTTACGCTGTAGGAAAGAGCGGAGAATCACTGCCTTCAAACATCGCCACCGACTGGCAGATTTTTTATTCTTTTAAGGGGACGCAGTTCATATACGCCCGGCTTGTTTCGCTGGCTACCTCCCCATCCGCCATGAACTACGTTTCCACCTATTGGAATGGCCTCAACTGGTACGACATTTCCGGCAACTCTCAGCAAGGCAGGGTGAATATTGGGTGGCAATACAGGTTCGTGTGCGTCCCCTGGCAGGAAGCTGACTGGACGGTTTACCCTGACGGCCGCTTGCTTCCCGGCGCCAATGGGCTTCGTCTAGAAGCGGAAATCGCCAAACTGAACCGGGGTGAAACCCTGCCTTACCAGTGGCAAGGCGCCAAGTAG